A segment of the uncultured Desulfobulbus sp. genome:
GTATCCGGCCGCTAGTCCGCAGGCAGCCACACAACCGCCATACTTCATTTCCGCGAGAATACGTGCCAGGACCACGCTCCCGACATTGTCCACGGCGCCTGCCCATTTCTGAGTTTCAAGCGGTGCGGGTGCAGTGGACCACTCTTCCCCGCAGGTAACTTCTTTGGCACCGATTTTTCCGAGATATTCGTGAATGGCAGGTTCTTGAGAGCGGGTAAGCGCCGTCACCTCATAGCCCAATTTACTGAGGATCGCCACCGCGTTGCCGCCCACGCCGCCGGTGGCTCCGGTAACAAGGATCGGACCTCGGTCCGGGGTCACCCCGGCTTCCTCCAAGGTCATAACCATGAGCATCGCGGTGTACCCGGCAGTACCGATGTACATCGCTTTTCTGCTGTCCATACCGCTGGGGAGGTGAATCAGAAAGTCGGATTTGATCTTGGCCATCTGGGCGTAGCCGCCCCAATACCGCTCGCCCACGCTCCACCCATTCAAGATGACTTTATCGCCTGGTTTATACTCGGCAGATTTGGATTCAACCACGGTTCCAGACAGGTCCACTCCCGGGACAATCGGAAAGACTCTGAAGATTTTGTTCCGATTTGCAAATCCCAACCCTTCTTTATAGTTCAGCGTAGAATAGTCTACCTGAATAAGCACATCTTCATCAGGAAGATCAGCCTCCTGCAACTGTTTCAGAGACGCTACCAGTTCATTTTCTCCCTTCTCAACCACAAGCGCCTTAAAACTCCCACTCCTTGCCATTTTGTATGCTCCTTTCGTGTATGGATGATTGCTACCAGATAAGCTTTATCCTGTTCCAGATAAAAAATACACACTGTCTTTTCTTAAAAAAAACGGAGAAACATAAGTTTGAATTTTTTAAATTGTACCTTTCAATGCTGTAATTCGCTACAAAAACAAAAATTCGTTCTCTGCACTGCACAAAAAGATGGGTGAATTGCTCATCAGTCTCGGGCCATTGCCGTACCGTCGATCATTTAAGGGTTTATTCTGTGCTGCAAAAGTGATAAAGGGTGAAGTTCTTGGAACGTGAAGATCCTCTTCGAGGATACAGGAACATCCTGGCGATCAGGGTTAAAATAAGAGGATCTCAACACCCCATCGTTTCGATCCGGGGTCACAGAATCACGCCGACCGGTGTCAGGCATTGAGGCTTCTTCATTTATCGAACAGGCTCTCCGGGTTACTGTGCCGACAATTGGATGTGACAGCCTTGTGAACCAAAAGATGCGTTCGCAGATTCCTCTCTGGTCGCTGGTTAAAAAGGTTACAGTATGCCCCTCATCTGCGAAAATGTTGCGTTCACCTACCCTGCAGCAGAACACCCTACTCTTGCTGACATTTCGTTTAACCTCTCCTCCCCCGGATTCCATTCCTTCTTTGGCCCTTCCGGCGTGGGCAAGACCTCGCTGGCAAAAATCATAACCGGCGATATTAGCGAATATTCCGGCAGGGTGGCAACCGACGGGCTTGAACATCTCCTCTATTCCCACAACAAAGAACGGCTTCCCGGCTGGTCAAACATCGACCACCATTTATCGCGGGTCATCCCTCCCTCGATGCTGGCCGAAAAGGACAAGCTGGTGGAGATTTTCGGTTTATCCGATTGTACCCACTCACGTTTTGACCAGTTGTCCATGGGCCAGCAAAACCGGGTCAATCTGATACGCTACCTCCTGCAGGACTGCGACCTGCTGATCATGGACGAAGGCATGGCCAACGTCGACGAACTCACCCGGGAAAAGATCATCCTAACCATCAAAGACATGTTTCCCGAGCGCTATTTCATCTATATCTCCCACAATGTGATGGAGGTTGCCAAATTCTGCGATTCAATCCTCGTGTTCCGCAGCAGCGGTAAATTTCCGCAAACCGTTCTTATCCGCGGCTGTAATATCAGCGGGGAAGAGCTACTCACGACCGCCGCGCTGGATGCCACCCTGCTGGAGATCATGAATGCTGCCTAAACGTATCTTCCAGTTTTTCGTCATCTACGTCCTTTTCATTGCCGGACTGATGAGCTTGAAATACAGCCTGCACCTCTCGAATTATGTGATCCCCGCTCCTGATGCCCTGCTGCAGACGCTGGCTGGAGAATATCGCCAGTACAGCCTAGCCACGATCAATACCATGACCATAGCGGTCATCGGCCAGATTGTTTCGGTGATCATGGCCTTTGTCATCGGTATAATCGGCCGCCAGTCCACCTGGCTTGGCTCATTTATCAAGGTCGCTGCCTATAATATACAGGCATACCCCATTGTCGCGCTGGCGCCGATTCTTTTCATCCTCCTCGGTGATGGCTTCATCACCCGTCTGCTGATCGCAGCCATGATCTGCTACTTTCCGGTTTTGCTCTCGGTTCTCGGGATCATGTCCAAGCCGATTGACGATATCGAGCATTTTTACCGGGCCACCGGCCGCATGCGCTGGCAGCTTGAGGTCAAGATTCGCACCTTTGAAAATTTGGCCCAGCTGACCACCGTTATCGCAGGCAGTGCAACTCTAGCCATGGCCGGAACCATTGTCGGGGAATTCATCGCCGCCAATGCCGGCATAGGATACAACATCCGCATCGCCCTGTATCAGAGCGACCTGGGCAAGATACTCGTTGCCCTTCTGTTCATCGGCATAACCATCGCGATCTATCAGGCCCTGCTGGAATTGCTGGGAGCGGCAGTCAAACGAACCTGGACAGGTAAATGATATGCCTTGCCTGCAACAGACAAAAGCATGAGGAGAAGGCCTCCTTTTTGAAGCAACCAACGAAGATGAAAAACAGAACAAAACGATACATCCAGTGTGCTTTTTACCTACTGATGGCGACGCTGCTCTTCACTAACATTGCACGAGCGCAAGATAAGGTGACGTACCGCCTCAAATGGCTCCGCAACGTCAGCGTCGTCGGTGCCCTGTACGCTGAAACCAACCATCTGTTTGCAAAGGCAGGGCTTGATGTTGAGGTCAAACCGGGTGGACCGGAAAGAGATGCCATCCGCGAACTGGAATTGGGCCAGGCTGATTTCGGCGTCGCCTCCGCGGATCAGGTCTTGCGCGCCCGGGTCAAAGGTTCGCCGGTGGTGGTGCTCGCCCAGCTGTTTCAGGTGAACCCTCTGCAATGGATCTACCGCCCCGATGGCCTGAAGATCGATGGGCTCTCCGACCTGAAGGGCAAGGTCGTCGGGGTGACCTTTGGCGGCAATGATGAAACCATCATGCGAACGCTGCTGGCCGAAGCGGGTCTGAGCGACTCGGATGTCAAGCTGTTCAGCGTCCGCTATGATTACACCCCGTTCTACCGCCGCCAGGTTCAACTCTGGCCGGTCTACCGTAACGCCCAGGGCCCGATTCTCACAGCCCAACTCGAAAAAGAGGGAGAAAAAACAGTTTTTTTCAATCCCGCCGACTTTGGTGTGAAATTTGTGGCCAATTCCGTGGTCACCCATGCTCGGACCCTGGAGGAAAAGCCGGAATTGGTACAGCGTTTCGTGAACGCCCTGTTTTCCGGGTGGCAACAGGCGCTTGACCCCAACAATGAACAAGGGACTCTGGCCATCCTCCGAAAATTCGATCCCGAGACGCCGCCTGCCATTCAAAGCCAGCAACTGAGGATAACCCGCCAGCTGATCCAGCCACATGCCGCGATCGCCATCGGCACCATTGACCAAGAGGGCTGGGCGCAGACCCAACAGATAATGTATGATCAAAAACTGCTTCCGAAGAAAATCGATCTCAAGGAGATCCTCAAGCCGGCCAGCACCACCTTCAAATAGGCGCAATCCGGTCACCGCATACATCGGTCAAATCAGGCCGTTCTGAAATCCGAGGTGGCAGGAAAAGGTTGCCGTCGCCTTCGCATTGGCCATCGCCACAAGGAAACCCTTGCCAGCATACCACCATGTAGGCATCATATTCCCCGTTTCGCTCCCTCCTTTCCGTGGTTCCCGTCGTTGGCTATCGGTTGCAGAATATATCCCATCCCCTTGTTTTTCATCATTTTAAAATCCCCTCTTTCTTTAAACGGCTGACGCTCCCAGAAGAACAAGCCAGGTCTCAGTTGCCCCGCCACAACGCCTCACCAATCGCCTCAACAATCCGGCACGGTTCTTGGAGTGGTTAGTGCAAAGCGCGTACGGAAAGGAGCGAGGCCCAGACACAGGTGTTCGGGCCGGACAACTTCAGCTTTTGCCCCTCCATCCCTCAACCAGGGGTTGGGTTGATTGGGATTTAAACCATTATTTCAAACAATTAGGAAGAAAAGCATTATGATGACCGGAAAAGAACGCATTTTACGTATCCTCGACAACCAAGAAACCGATTGTATCCCCTGGGTACCCTTTGCTGGTGTCCATGCAGGCAAGCTCATTGGTTGCGATGCTGATGAACTGTACAGCAACGCCGATAAGTGTTTTGAAGCAATACAAAAAGTCAACGAGCTGTACAAACCGGACGGCCAGCCGATTATGTTCGATCTCCAGATCGAGGCCGAGATCCTCGGTTGTGATCTGCTCTGGGCCAAAGATGCTCCACCCACAGTGGCCAGTCACCCCTTGGCCAACACCGACGACATTCCGGACAAAGTTGTCCAGCCGAGCGAAGGCCGACTGCCGGTCGAGATTGAAGTTATTCGGCGGGCCAAGGAAGCATTTGGCGAGACCACCGCTCTCTACGGCCTCATCACCGGCCCCTTCACCCTGGCCCTGCACCTGCGTGGCACCGGCATGTTCATGGATATGGTGATGAACCCTGATTACGTTCAGAAGCTCCTTGCCTACTGCAACACCGTCTCCAAAGACGTGGCCAAATATCTGATCGAAGCAGGGGTGGACGTAGTCGCCGTGGTTGATCCATTAATCTCCCAGATCTCCCCCAAACATTTCGAGGAGTTCATGCACGTCCCCTTCTCCGAGTTGTTCACCTCCATTCGCGAGCAGGGAAAAAAATCCTCCTTTTTCGTCTGCGGCGATGCGACCAAAAAACTCGACCAGATGTGCCTCACAGGTTGCGACTCGATCTCAATCGATGAAAACGTCAATCTTGCCGAGGCCAAGACCATCTGCGACAAGCACAACGTCGTTTTGGGCGGCAATATCCCTCTGACCACAGTCATGCTCTTCGGCTCACAGCAGGATAACATGAAGTGCGTGCTCGACCTGATCGACTCCCTGCCCTCCACCCACAACTACATCCTCGCTCCCGGCTGCGATCTTCCCTTTAACACCCCTCCGGAAAACGTCATCGGCGCAGAACAGGCCGTTCACAATCAGGAATCGGTCAAGGAGATGGTGCGCAACTACGAGTCAACCGAAATCGTTTTCGAAGGTACACTCCCGGATTACAAGAACCTGGAAAAACCGTTGATCGAAGTTTTCACCCTGGATTCCACCGCCTGCGCTGCCTGCACCTACATGCTTGCCAGCGCCAAGGATGCCAAGGAAACCTTCGGCGATAAGATCGACGTCATCGAATACATGTACAACGACCCGCAGAATATTGCCCGATGCCGTGAAATGGGTGTTGCACAGCTGCCGTCGATTTACATCAACGGAGAACTGAAACACTCCTCCATCATCCCTTCTCGGGATGAACTCAACGCTGAAATCAACGCCGTGCTCTGATCGTCGTTTTCGTAAAAGGCCTCGAGAACGACGTTTCGTTCTTGGTGACGTACTGATTTTACTTATACGACTCCAAGATTTCTGACTTTTTGCGAGGCTTTCATGGATGTCGTTCTCGGAAAACACTCCGAGAACGACGTCCCTTGCTTTCTAATGTGCTGATTTTACCTAAAACTATTCCAAGGTTTCTTACTTTTTTGATGCCATCATGATTCCCTACCTCTTTATCAGCGGTTTCCTTGGAGCAGGCAAGACAACGCTGCTCAATAATCTGCTCAAACGCTACAGCCACCTAAAAATCGGGGTTATTGTCAATGACTTCGGTGAGTTGGCGGTCGATAACATGCTGATTAACAAAGAGGGCGTCACCGGAGAGATACTGGAGTTACGGGCAGGGCAGATCTTCTGCTCCTGCCTGTCAGGTCAGTTTGTCGATTCGGTCCTCGCTTACCAGGCCATCCAGCCCGATCTGCTTCTGGTTGAATGTTCGGGCCTGGCCAAACCGGCCACCTTGGCCGATATTGTCCAGGTTATCGATAATAAGGCCCCGGGCTGTTTCGACTATGCGGGCATGATTGCCCTGATCGACGGCACCCGTCACAGTGTTCTCGAACAGAGCCTCATGGTCGTTACCGAACAGATAGAGGCAAGCGATCTCCTACTGATCAGTAAATCGGATCAGCTGGAGCAGAGCCAGTATCAGGAACTGCAGGCCCATCTTGAGCAACAGTATCCGAAGAAGATTGTTCTCCCCGTTTCCAAGGAGCAGATCGAACAGGATCTCGTCGCCCTGCTCAAGGGGGACCAAAAGGCCTTTTCCCAAGTGGATAGTGCCAAACATGCCGGTTGGGGCGAACTCGGACGTCCGACGACCTTCACCCTTGTTCCGCCGCCGATGTCGCTTGCCAAGATCCAGGCCACCCTGCTCCCCTTTCAGGATCGCTGGTATCGCCTCAAAGGCACCCTCATGACCTCTGACCTGGGACTGCTCTACTTCGATGGTGTTCAGGGATCTCTCGGATTCAAGGACTCTGCCGGTGCCGACGAGCTCGGTCTGATGGTCATCACCCACGACCATCAGCTGGAAATGGACCTAAAAACCGCTTTTCACATTACGCCCAGCCTTCAGCCGCTGAACATCGCAATGCTGTAGCGATGGCGGGTGGGGGCATCTTGGGATCTCAACGCGTTCAGAGGACCTGGATCCGCGCAACCTCTGTTCCGTGATTGCCTAAGCGCAGGTTGTCACCAACCGTTATCGGCGAAACTACTGAGCTTTTCTATTCGACAATGTAGAATATTTGTCGTTCTCGTAAAAAGGCCCGAGAACGACGTTTCGAGCTTCGTAAGTTACTGATTTTGCGATGCCTGACATTTATGTTTTTGACTTTTTACGAAGCCATCATATTTGAGACTGTCAACTTCGACTATGAACGATTCACTGGAAAATTGCCCCTGTAGCGGCAAAAGCGTAAGCAATCTGGCAGCGCCCTGGGTCCTGCTCACCCTCCATCAAAACCCATCCCTCCATGGCTATGAACTGACCCGTATCATCCGCGAGCATATCGAGGCATCAGGGATGCACATCAACATGACAGGGTTGTACCGCCACCTGAAGGCATTGGAACAGCGGGGCATGCTGGTTTCGCAATGGGATACGGATGCACATGGTCCCGCACGACGGACCTACATGCTCACGGAAAATGGCAAAACCTGCCTCTTTCACTGGATGGAAACCCTGCATACCCAAGCCAGGCTGATCAATGCCTTTCTCAATCAGGCATACCGCCTCTTTCCAGAGCGAACCCCGAGCACATCCCCCGGCTTGCCCATGCACTGCAGCTGTCAGTAGAATATTACGATATAACATACAGTTAGCAGTTAACACCTTCAAGAGAGTCTGATGTGTAATCCACGAGAATTTTGCGGCGAAACGCTGGGCACCTTTCTGTTGACCTTATTAGGTTGTGGCTCGGTGGCGGTCACTGTCCTCTTTGGCGCCCATCAAGGGCTTTTGCAAATTGGATTGGTCTGGGGAATAGCCGTTTCCTTGGCCATCTATCTGACACGGCACCTGTCCTGTGCCCATCTCAATCCTGCGGTTTCGATTGCCATGGTCGTCGGCGGGCGGATGCAACCAAGGAGATTGACCGGTTATCTTGCCGCCCAGTTTATAGGTTCCTTTCTTGCTGGCCTGGTCCTGTACCTCCTCTTTTCCCCCTCCATCGCAGCTTACGAAGCGAGCCACAACATCATCAGGGGAACGGCGGCATCGATCAAAACGGCGGCCATGTTTGGCGAATACTATGCCACCCCTGGGAGTGGTGCGGTCGTTTCTCTTCCCCTGGCAATCTTCACCGAAGCCTTTGGCACCTTTCTCTTGGTGATGATGATCTTTGCCCTGACCGAGGGGTGTAATGTCGGTCGGCCCGACGAGGCCCTGGCCCCAGTTTTTATTGGCCTGACCGTCACCTCCATCATCTGCCTGGCAGCGCCGCTCACCCAGGCAGGTCTCAACCCGGCACGGGATTTCGGACCGCGCCTGGTTGCCCGGATGATGGGCTGGGGGGATGCGGCCTTCCCAGATCAGCAGTGCGGTTTTTTTTATATCTATATCCTGGGACCGATCGGCGGCGGTGTATCGGCCTCCCTCATGTTCACTCTATTTCTTGAAAAAATGATGAACAAACAGTCTTGCCGCTGTGATTGTTCAAATCAGATACACTCCCAAAAGGTTCAAAATCCATGACAACAACTCGATTACTCTTCATTGGCGGATTTCTAGGCGCGGGCAAGACAACCCTGCTGGATAATATTTCTCAAAGGCTGATTGATCAGGGGCAAACGGTTGGCCTCATCACCAACGATCAGGCCCCGGCATTGGTCGACACCCTGTTTCTCGCCCAACATGACAAAGAGGTCGCCGAGGTGAGCGGCAGCTGTTTTTGCTGCAATTTTGAGGGACTACTTGACGCAATCCACCAACTTCAAAAAGAGCCCCAACCAACGGTAATCCTTGCCGAACCGGTGGGCAGTTGCACCGACCTCTCCGCGACCATACTCCAGCCCTTGAAAGAGCAACTGGACAAAGATCTTGTGCTCAGTCCACTGTCGGTGGTGGTCGATGCCCAGCGGCTGCGCAATCTATTTCAAGGGCATTCCACTGGTCTGCACACGGATTCGGAGTATATTTTTCGCAAACAGATGGAGGAGGCCGATACGATCGTGGTCAACAAGATCGACAGAATCGATGCAAACGAGATCGCCGAGTTGCGGGGCCAGTTATCCAGGCAATTTCCCAACGCATCCGCCTTTTTCCTCAGTGCCAAGACCGGGGAGGGCGTAGAGGAATGGCTCGATGCAGTCATGGAGCGCAATGATTGCGGCAACCATATAGTTGAGGTCGATTATGACCGCTACGCCGAGGGAGAGGCTGTCCTTGGCTGGCTCAATGCCACCATGAGCCTCGAGGGATCAATGACCGATTGGAAAGAATTTGCCGCCAACCTGATGGCGGAGCTTGGCAGGCAACTGGATCAAAGAAACGTATCCGTCGGCCACGTCAAAATTATCCTTTCAGATACAGGAGCCGCGCCCATCATCGCCAATCTGACCGGAACGCAGGAAACACTTGACGTACGGGGGGCCGCGATCATAACACCGACGGCCCAGCTGACCATCAACGCACGGGCAGAAATGACGCCGCAACAGCTGGAGATCCTTGTCCGCCAGACCCTTGACTCGGCATGCGGCAACACCCTCGCGTTTTCGGCCCAGACCTGGCAAAGTCTGAGCCCAGGCCGTCCCACTCCCACCCATCGCTATGCCCATGTTGTCCCTTTTGGGGCATGAAAGGGCCCTCACGACAAGTTGTCCGTCTATGTCCGGCCAGGGCAGAGATGTGTGCAGCCCTGTAAAAACAAGGTGATCGAGCATGGAAAGAAAAACGTCATTGATGCGAAAATTGGTGGAACAGCTCACTCCCCTGCTCCTTGTGCTGCTTATCTGGACAGCCGTAGCTCTCAGCGTACAAGTTTTGCGCGGGGTCAGCATGCCGACCCCCTGGCAAACGGCCGAGCGCTTGTTCACCCTCCTTGGAGGAACACCTCTTGCGGGGCACAGCCTGTACTTTCACCTCAAGGCAAGTGCACTCCGCTGGCTCTGTGGATCTTTCATCGCGACGATATTAGGCATGAGTTACGGCCTGCTGTCTGGCGGTGTCCCCAAGGTTGCCCAGGCAACACGAGGCATTCCCGAGGTTTTACTGATGATCCCCGGCCTGGCCTGGATTCCCGTGGCTATCCTTCTTTTTGGCATTGGTGAGGGATCGACCATTTTCATGATCGCGGTTGCCGCTTTTGCCCCCCTGGCAGTCAATGTCAGAGACGGCATCCAGGGGGTGAATCCCCACCTTGTCCGTGCCGCACGCATGATGGGAGCGAATCAATGCACCCTGTTTTTCCAGGTGCTGCTTCCTGCGGCACTGCCGGCATTTATAACAGGGATGCGCCTCAGCCTCGGCACAGGATGGCGCGTTCTTGTTGCCGCAGAAATGGTGGTGGGAACGGGAACAGGACTGGGATACTCCATTATTCAGGCACGTTGGTCCCTTGATTATACCGCCGCCTTTGTCTGCATCGCCATCATCTGTCTTGTCGGCCTCACTGTTGAACGGTTTCTCCTCCAGGTTGTCGAACGCAAGACCATCAACCGCTGGAACCTTACCCAGGATGCACCATGATTCGATTTGAGCATGTTGGCATGTCCTACGACTGCAGAAAGAAGTTAGCCGAAGATCCGGTGTTGGTTGATGTGCACTTGCATATCCCGCCAGGAGAGCTGGTCTGTCTTCTCGGCATCTCCGGCTGTGGCAAAACGACCCTCCTGAATTTGGCTGCTGGTTTTCTTCGACCAACGACCGGGCAGGTTCTGTTTGCAGGAAAACCGGTTCAGGGCCCTGGTCCGGAACGCGGCATGGTCTTTCAGGATGCCACTCTTTTCCCCTGGCTCACGGTTTCCGGCAATATCGGTTTTGCCTTGAAGCGACAGGGGATCAGGGGCGAGGAACTCGAACAACGGCTGAATCAGTATCTTGCAATGATGGATCTTGTCGACCATGCGGGCAGCTTCCCCTGTGGGCTGTCCGGCGGAATGCGGCAAAGGGTGGGCATTGCCCGAGTGCTGGCGATGGAGTCCCCCCTTTTGCTCATGGACGAACCGTTCAGCGCCCTGGATGCCCTCACGCGGGAACGGCTCCAGGAGGAACTGCTGCATATTCATAAAAAAACTGAAAAAACTATTCTTTACGTGACCCACAGTGTCGCCGAGGCCGCCTATCTGGCAGATCGTATCATCATTCTGCGAGATGGCGGTGTTGTGTTTGACAGCCCCCTAGTTGCGCCCAAGCCACGGCAGCGTACAGCCAGCTCGACGCTTGCCCTGGAGAAACAATTGCGGGAAATATTGTGTTCGAAAAACAACAATGCAGGAAAGAAACAGAGGGAAAAACAATGAGAAAATTCCATCAATGTATAGTGGCAACACTTAGCATCACCCTGGCTCTACTGGTTTCCCCAGCCATGGCACAGGCCACGGATACCATCAAGTTCGCGTTCCAGGATCGTATCGGCAGCGTGCTCCCCATCATCGCGGTCAGCAAGGGGTATTTTGCCGAACAGGGGCTGCAAATAGAGCCGCTTCGATTCAACAGTGGACCCGCCTGCGCGGAGGCACTCTACTCCGGCGCAGCCGACATCGGTGCAATGGGAGATACAGCCGCCATCATCACGGTGGTCCGGGATCCGCGCTATCGAATCTTTGCCAGTCATGCAACCGGGGAAAATCGTCATCGGCTCATGATCCGCCAGGATGGGCCGTTCACCAGCCTGCATGATCTCAAAGGAAAACGGTTGGCGGTCAAAAAGGGGACATCGACCTATGGTGGCCTGCTTGCCGCCCTGAAACGTGACAAGATCGATCCAGCCGCCATGCAGATCATCGATCTTGCGCCGCCAACAATGGTTACCGCCTTACAGTCCGGTTCCATTGACGCCTTTGCC
Coding sequences within it:
- a CDS encoding ABC transporter substrate-binding protein, which gives rise to MATLSITLALLVSPAMAQATDTIKFAFQDRIGSVLPIIAVSKGYFAEQGLQIEPLRFNSGPACAEALYSGAADIGAMGDTAAIITVVRDPRYRIFASHATGENRHRLMIRQDGPFTSLHDLKGKRLAVKKGTSTYGGLLAALKRDKIDPAAMQIIDLAPPTMVTALQSGSIDAFAASEPTPSIAEEKGAKQLITFGGLENLYPLVMLARNDFSTAHAAAMKRFVAALTRAEEYAHTHPQEVIDLMSAETGLSPVSTRSAIARHQYSLRMDDNILTSLKKTAMFLQEQKVIEQTPDWTHAIDGAFVH
- a CDS encoding uroporphyrinogen decarboxylase family protein, encoding MMTGKERILRILDNQETDCIPWVPFAGVHAGKLIGCDADELYSNADKCFEAIQKVNELYKPDGQPIMFDLQIEAEILGCDLLWAKDAPPTVASHPLANTDDIPDKVVQPSEGRLPVEIEVIRRAKEAFGETTALYGLITGPFTLALHLRGTGMFMDMVMNPDYVQKLLAYCNTVSKDVAKYLIEAGVDVVAVVDPLISQISPKHFEEFMHVPFSELFTSIREQGKKSSFFVCGDATKKLDQMCLTGCDSISIDENVNLAEAKTICDKHNVVLGGNIPLTTVMLFGSQQDNMKCVLDLIDSLPSTHNYILAPGCDLPFNTPPENVIGAEQAVHNQESVKEMVRNYESTEIVFEGTLPDYKNLEKPLIEVFTLDSTACAACTYMLASAKDAKETFGDKIDVIEYMYNDPQNIARCREMGVAQLPSIYINGELKHSSIIPSRDELNAEINAVL
- a CDS encoding GTP-binding protein, with product MTTTRLLFIGGFLGAGKTTLLDNISQRLIDQGQTVGLITNDQAPALVDTLFLAQHDKEVAEVSGSCFCCNFEGLLDAIHQLQKEPQPTVILAEPVGSCTDLSATILQPLKEQLDKDLVLSPLSVVVDAQRLRNLFQGHSTGLHTDSEYIFRKQMEEADTIVVNKIDRIDANEIAELRGQLSRQFPNASAFFLSAKTGEGVEEWLDAVMERNDCGNHIVEVDYDRYAEGEAVLGWLNATMSLEGSMTDWKEFAANLMAELGRQLDQRNVSVGHVKIILSDTGAAPIIANLTGTQETLDVRGAAIITPTAQLTINARAEMTPQQLEILVRQTLDSACGNTLAFSAQTWQSLSPGRPTPTHRYAHVVPFGA
- a CDS encoding helix-turn-helix transcriptional regulator; the protein is MNDSLENCPCSGKSVSNLAAPWVLLTLHQNPSLHGYELTRIIREHIEASGMHINMTGLYRHLKALEQRGMLVSQWDTDAHGPARRTYMLTENGKTCLFHWMETLHTQARLINAFLNQAYRLFPERTPSTSPGLPMHCSCQ
- a CDS encoding GTP-binding protein produces the protein MIPYLFISGFLGAGKTTLLNNLLKRYSHLKIGVIVNDFGELAVDNMLINKEGVTGEILELRAGQIFCSCLSGQFVDSVLAYQAIQPDLLLVECSGLAKPATLADIVQVIDNKAPGCFDYAGMIALIDGTRHSVLEQSLMVVTEQIEASDLLLISKSDQLEQSQYQELQAHLEQQYPKKIVLPVSKEQIEQDLVALLKGDQKAFSQVDSAKHAGWGELGRPTTFTLVPPPMSLAKIQATLLPFQDRWYRLKGTLMTSDLGLLYFDGVQGSLGFKDSAGADELGLMVITHDHQLEMDLKTAFHITPSLQPLNIAML
- a CDS encoding ABC transporter permease subunit — its product is MLPKRIFQFFVIYVLFIAGLMSLKYSLHLSNYVIPAPDALLQTLAGEYRQYSLATINTMTIAVIGQIVSVIMAFVIGIIGRQSTWLGSFIKVAAYNIQAYPIVALAPILFILLGDGFITRLLIAAMICYFPVLLSVLGIMSKPIDDIEHFYRATGRMRWQLEVKIRTFENLAQLTTVIAGSATLAMAGTIVGEFIAANAGIGYNIRIALYQSDLGKILVALLFIGITIAIYQALLELLGAAVKRTWTGK
- a CDS encoding MIP/aquaporin family protein produces the protein MCNPREFCGETLGTFLLTLLGCGSVAVTVLFGAHQGLLQIGLVWGIAVSLAIYLTRHLSCAHLNPAVSIAMVVGGRMQPRRLTGYLAAQFIGSFLAGLVLYLLFSPSIAAYEASHNIIRGTAASIKTAAMFGEYYATPGSGAVVSLPLAIFTEAFGTFLLVMMIFALTEGCNVGRPDEALAPVFIGLTVTSIICLAAPLTQAGLNPARDFGPRLVARMMGWGDAAFPDQQCGFFYIYILGPIGGGVSASLMFTLFLEKMMNKQSCRCDCSNQIHSQKVQNP
- a CDS encoding ABC transporter substrate-binding protein; translated protein: MKNRTKRYIQCAFYLLMATLLFTNIARAQDKVTYRLKWLRNVSVVGALYAETNHLFAKAGLDVEVKPGGPERDAIRELELGQADFGVASADQVLRARVKGSPVVVLAQLFQVNPLQWIYRPDGLKIDGLSDLKGKVVGVTFGGNDETIMRTLLAEAGLSDSDVKLFSVRYDYTPFYRRQVQLWPVYRNAQGPILTAQLEKEGEKTVFFNPADFGVKFVANSVVTHARTLEEKPELVQRFVNALFSGWQQALDPNNEQGTLAILRKFDPETPPAIQSQQLRITRQLIQPHAAIAIGTIDQEGWAQTQQIMYDQKLLPKKIDLKEILKPASTTFK
- a CDS encoding ABC transporter ATP-binding protein, whose amino-acid sequence is MIRFEHVGMSYDCRKKLAEDPVLVDVHLHIPPGELVCLLGISGCGKTTLLNLAAGFLRPTTGQVLFAGKPVQGPGPERGMVFQDATLFPWLTVSGNIGFALKRQGIRGEELEQRLNQYLAMMDLVDHAGSFPCGLSGGMRQRVGIARVLAMESPLLLMDEPFSALDALTRERLQEELLHIHKKTEKTILYVTHSVAEAAYLADRIIILRDGGVVFDSPLVAPKPRQRTASSTLALEKQLREILCSKNNNAGKKQREKQ
- a CDS encoding ATP-binding cassette domain-containing protein; translated protein: MPLICENVAFTYPAAEHPTLADISFNLSSPGFHSFFGPSGVGKTSLAKIITGDISEYSGRVATDGLEHLLYSHNKERLPGWSNIDHHLSRVIPPSMLAEKDKLVEIFGLSDCTHSRFDQLSMGQQNRVNLIRYLLQDCDLLIMDEGMANVDELTREKIILTIKDMFPERYFIYISHNVMEVAKFCDSILVFRSSGKFPQTVLIRGCNISGEELLTTAALDATLLEIMNAA
- a CDS encoding ABC transporter permease, producing the protein MERKTSLMRKLVEQLTPLLLVLLIWTAVALSVQVLRGVSMPTPWQTAERLFTLLGGTPLAGHSLYFHLKASALRWLCGSFIATILGMSYGLLSGGVPKVAQATRGIPEVLLMIPGLAWIPVAILLFGIGEGSTIFMIAVAAFAPLAVNVRDGIQGVNPHLVRAARMMGANQCTLFFQVLLPAALPAFITGMRLSLGTGWRVLVAAEMVVGTGTGLGYSIIQARWSLDYTAAFVCIAIICLVGLTVERFLLQVVERKTINRWNLTQDAP
- a CDS encoding MDR family oxidoreductase, whose product is MARSGSFKALVVEKGENELVASLKQLQEADLPDEDVLIQVDYSTLNYKEGLGFANRNKIFRVFPIVPGVDLSGTVVESKSAEYKPGDKVILNGWSVGERYWGGYAQMAKIKSDFLIHLPSGMDSRKAMYIGTAGYTAMLMVMTLEEAGVTPDRGPILVTGATGGVGGNAVAILSKLGYEVTALTRSQEPAIHEYLGKIGAKEVTCGEEWSTAPAPLETQKWAGAVDNVGSVVLARILAEMKYGGCVAACGLAAGYDLPTTVMPFILRGVSLRGVDSVSCPKPRRVAAWERLVTDISDEALEIINTVVPLAEVPRYAKELLAGKITGHIVVDVNA